Proteins from a single region of Sphingomonas swuensis:
- a CDS encoding thiamine phosphate synthase: MTTQRWPTAWLMTDERLGDALDEAMVRAAAAGAGILVRHHRATRAERRSLAERVVALGAPLGMARDVALAEEMGALLVHNPGADTGALAFSLSVHDDVQAAAAASRRPALVFVSPIYPTRSHLGAPALGEVEALRLAARSEAPAIALGGVDQVRGERLMNLGFHGWAGIDAWLRT, encoded by the coding sequence ATGACGACGCAACGCTGGCCCACCGCCTGGCTGATGACCGACGAGCGGCTCGGAGATGCGCTGGACGAAGCGATGGTGCGTGCCGCGGCTGCTGGCGCTGGGATCCTCGTCAGGCACCATCGGGCAACGCGGGCCGAGCGGCGATCGCTCGCCGAACGAGTAGTCGCGCTCGGCGCTCCGCTCGGGATGGCTCGGGATGTCGCTCTTGCCGAAGAGATGGGAGCGCTCCTCGTGCACAATCCCGGTGCGGACACCGGCGCGCTCGCTTTCTCGCTATCCGTCCACGACGACGTGCAGGCCGCGGCAGCGGCTTCGCGGCGGCCGGCGCTGGTCTTCGTCTCGCCGATCTATCCCACGCGGTCGCACCTCGGCGCACCCGCGCTCGGGGAGGTGGAAGCGCTCAGGCTCGCGGCAAGGAGTGAAGCGCCCGCCATCGCGCTTGGCGGGGTGGATCAGGTGCGGGGAGAAAGGCTCATGAATTTGGGCTTCCATGGCTGGGCCGGAATCGACGCCTGGCTCAGAACTTGA
- the holA gene encoding DNA polymerase III subunit delta, whose protein sequence is MKLASARAGAAFERPDPAIRLFLLSGPDQSSNRLLAQKLTTALGAAKLNVTTAQLKSEPNWLADEAAAISMFGDRKLLWVEPAGEDILPAVQAMLALPQVEAATVAIMSPTAKRNGELAKFSDKHPAVLHVESSFLSLREQVGVVMEMATAEGLRVAAPLAERIASEADGDMLMARLELQKFALYLDASSAAPKDLDEETVAALGIDQAEAELGRAGDLALSGEVARLADELILLDSGGIEPIPVMRALQRRLISLSALRRRIDQGERSDAVMRGVWTKERPAVERMLSRWTGPRLADAFMHVQKLERELLLQPVPGRAALGETLLQLARAAAARR, encoded by the coding sequence GTGAAGCTCGCCTCCGCACGGGCCGGCGCCGCCTTCGAGCGGCCCGATCCTGCGATTCGCCTTTTCCTGCTCTCGGGGCCAGACCAGTCCTCGAACCGCCTGCTGGCGCAGAAGCTGACCACCGCGCTCGGCGCCGCCAAGCTCAACGTCACGACCGCGCAGCTGAAGAGCGAGCCCAACTGGCTGGCCGACGAGGCAGCGGCCATTTCGATGTTCGGCGATCGCAAGCTGCTCTGGGTGGAGCCGGCCGGCGAGGACATTCTTCCCGCGGTGCAGGCCATGCTGGCGCTTCCGCAGGTCGAAGCGGCGACCGTCGCGATCATGTCGCCGACCGCGAAGCGCAATGGCGAGCTCGCCAAATTCTCCGACAAGCACCCGGCAGTGCTCCACGTGGAAAGCAGCTTCCTTTCGCTCCGCGAACAGGTCGGGGTGGTGATGGAGATGGCGACCGCGGAAGGTCTGCGCGTCGCCGCTCCGCTTGCCGAGCGGATCGCATCCGAAGCCGACGGTGACATGCTGATGGCCAGGCTCGAGCTGCAGAAGTTCGCGCTCTACCTCGACGCAAGCTCGGCGGCACCCAAGGACCTCGACGAGGAAACGGTCGCCGCTCTCGGGATCGACCAGGCGGAGGCCGAACTCGGCCGTGCGGGCGATCTCGCTCTGTCGGGTGAGGTGGCGCGGCTCGCCGACGAGCTCATCCTGCTCGACAGTGGCGGGATCGAGCCCATCCCGGTGATGCGCGCCCTCCAGCGCCGCCTGATCTCGCTTTCAGCCTTGCGGCGGCGGATCGATCAGGGCGAGCGAAGCGACGCCGTCATGCGAGGGGTCTGGACGAAGGAGCGTCCGGCCGTGGAGCGCATGCTGTCGCGCTGGACCGGCCCTCGCCTCGCCGACGCCTTCATGCACGTCCAGAAGCTCGAGCGCGAGCTCCTGCTCCAGCCGGTACCGGGTCGTGCCGCACTCGGAGAAACGCTGCTCCAGCTCGCCCGGGCAGCAGCCGCCCGGCGCTAG
- the lptE gene encoding LPS assembly lipoprotein LptE has protein sequence MKKIALLLALAATTAGCGLRPVYGGGASGTTATFLSSIAVKPIPGRTGWLVRAALADRLGEPAGDERYRLEVEVDDDLTGFGIRGDTAVTRERRTVRARYRLVDNATGQVVLDATAGSDAGIDVVSSDVATVAAEQTAAERLAQVVADQIVGRLGLYANRRSPR, from the coding sequence GTGAAGAAGATCGCACTCCTGCTGGCGCTTGCCGCCACCACCGCGGGCTGCGGCCTTCGCCCTGTCTACGGAGGCGGCGCGAGCGGCACGACCGCGACCTTCCTTTCTTCCATCGCGGTCAAGCCGATCCCGGGCCGCACCGGCTGGCTGGTCCGCGCTGCCCTCGCCGATCGCCTTGGCGAACCGGCAGGAGACGAGCGCTACCGGCTTGAGGTCGAGGTCGACGACGACCTCACCGGTTTCGGCATCCGTGGCGACACGGCGGTGACTCGCGAGCGGCGCACGGTCCGCGCGCGCTACCGTCTGGTCGACAATGCCACCGGCCAGGTGGTGCTGGACGCCACTGCCGGGTCCGATGCGGGGATCGACGTTGTCAGCTCGGACGTCGCCACGGTCGCGGCCGAACAGACCGCTGCCGAGCGCCTGGCGCAGGTGGTGGCCGACCAGATCGTGGGTCGGCTCGGTCTCTACGCCAACCGGCGCTCACCTCGGTGA
- the leuS gene encoding leucine--tRNA ligase yields the protein MSTDRFDPAASDCRWQERWSQADCFRADSASNKPKSYVLEMFPYPSGRIHMGHVRNYTMGDVLARFRRAQGFEVLHPMGWDAFGMPAENAAMEKKVHPGDWTRQNIATMRTQLKRLGFALDWSRELATCESDYYGHEQALFLDLLEAGLVFRRESEVNWDPVDMTVLANEQVIDGRGWRSGALVERRKLNQWFLKITDFADELLEGLETLDQWPDKVRLMQENWIGKSRGMQFRFKRPEGGEIEVFTTRPDTIFGASFVAISPDHPIAAALAAERQDVADFITRAKQGGTTAAEIETAEKLGFDTGLKVTHPLDPDWSLPVWIANFVLMDYGTGALFGVPGHDARDFEFATKYDLPITRVVAATAEDAGAPLEAAETIAGVAVNSRFLDGMTTDDAKAEVIRRAEAGGWGKGTTQYRLRDWGVSRQRYWGTPIPIIHCEGCGAVPVPKDQLPVVLPEDVSFDIPGNPLDRHPTWNRVDCPRCGRPARRETDTLDTFVDSSWYFIRFASQPEAKPFDRAEAEAWLPVGQYIGGVEHAILHLLYARFWTRALERIGKLGVKEPFKGLFTQGMVTHETYRGPDGWLSPEEAASAREAGLPVENGRVEKMSKSKKNVVDPDSIIARYGADAVRWFMLSDSPPERDLEWSIGGIEGAARFVQRVWRLATAPVVSEGSDGALVRKLHRAVAGVGSAIEGLQFNKAVAALYELTSAIEKASPSADRSNAIRILVLLVAPMAPHLAEEAWAALGEQGMVVDQPWPAHDPALLVDDEVTIAVQVNGKLKATLMAPRGAAREDLQAMALAADKVAALVGSGAPRKVIVVPDRLVNIVL from the coding sequence ATGAGCACCGACCGTTTCGACCCGGCGGCGAGCGACTGCCGCTGGCAGGAGCGGTGGAGCCAGGCCGACTGCTTCCGCGCCGACAGCGCCAGCAACAAGCCCAAGAGCTACGTGCTCGAGATGTTTCCCTATCCATCGGGACGCATCCACATGGGGCACGTCCGCAATTACACGATGGGTGATGTCCTCGCCCGCTTCCGCCGTGCGCAGGGGTTCGAGGTCCTCCACCCGATGGGCTGGGACGCCTTCGGCATGCCGGCCGAGAATGCGGCGATGGAGAAGAAGGTCCATCCGGGCGACTGGACCCGCCAGAATATCGCCACCATGCGGACCCAGCTTAAGCGGCTCGGCTTCGCACTCGACTGGAGCCGCGAGCTCGCCACCTGCGAGTCCGACTATTACGGGCACGAGCAGGCGCTGTTTCTCGACCTGCTGGAGGCCGGGCTGGTCTTCCGCCGCGAGTCCGAGGTGAACTGGGATCCGGTCGACATGACCGTGCTCGCCAACGAGCAGGTGATCGACGGCCGCGGCTGGCGCTCCGGCGCGCTGGTCGAACGGCGCAAGCTGAACCAGTGGTTCCTCAAGATCACCGACTTCGCCGACGAATTGCTCGAGGGTCTCGAGACGCTCGACCAGTGGCCCGACAAGGTCCGGCTGATGCAGGAGAACTGGATCGGCAAGAGCCGGGGCATGCAGTTCCGCTTCAAGCGGCCCGAGGGCGGTGAGATCGAGGTCTTCACCACCCGCCCGGACACGATCTTCGGCGCGAGCTTCGTCGCAATCTCGCCGGACCATCCGATCGCGGCGGCACTCGCTGCCGAACGGCAGGACGTCGCTGACTTCATCACTCGGGCCAAGCAGGGCGGCACCACTGCGGCCGAGATCGAGACCGCCGAGAAGCTCGGCTTCGACACCGGCCTCAAGGTCACGCATCCGCTCGATCCCGACTGGAGCCTGCCCGTCTGGATCGCGAACTTCGTGCTGATGGATTATGGCACCGGCGCCCTGTTCGGCGTGCCCGGCCATGACGCCCGCGATTTCGAGTTCGCAACCAAGTACGACCTCCCCATCACCCGCGTCGTTGCCGCCACGGCCGAAGATGCGGGCGCGCCGCTCGAGGCAGCCGAGACCATCGCCGGGGTCGCGGTCAACAGCCGCTTCCTCGACGGGATGACCACCGACGACGCGAAGGCGGAAGTGATCCGTCGCGCCGAAGCCGGAGGCTGGGGCAAGGGCACCACTCAGTACCGCCTGCGCGACTGGGGCGTGAGCCGTCAGCGCTACTGGGGCACGCCCATCCCGATCATCCATTGCGAAGGATGCGGCGCGGTCCCGGTGCCGAAGGACCAGCTGCCGGTCGTTCTCCCGGAAGACGTCAGCTTCGATATTCCCGGCAACCCGCTCGACCGGCATCCCACGTGGAACAGGGTCGACTGCCCGCGCTGCGGCCGGCCGGCCCGGCGCGAGACCGACACGCTCGATACCTTCGTCGACAGCAGCTGGTACTTCATCCGCTTCGCTTCGCAGCCCGAGGCCAAGCCGTTCGACCGCGCCGAGGCCGAAGCCTGGCTTCCGGTCGGGCAATATATCGGCGGGGTCGAGCATGCGATCCTGCATCTCCTCTACGCCCGCTTCTGGACCCGCGCGCTCGAGCGGATCGGCAAGCTCGGCGTGAAGGAGCCATTCAAGGGCCTCTTCACGCAGGGAATGGTCACGCACGAGACCTATCGCGGCCCTGACGGCTGGTTGAGCCCCGAAGAGGCGGCCTCGGCGCGCGAGGCCGGGCTGCCGGTCGAGAATGGCCGCGTCGAGAAGATGTCCAAGTCGAAGAAGAATGTCGTCGACCCGGACTCGATCATCGCCCGCTACGGGGCAGACGCGGTGCGCTGGTTCATGCTGTCGGACTCGCCGCCCGAGCGCGACCTCGAATGGTCGATCGGCGGGATCGAGGGTGCGGCGCGCTTCGTCCAGCGTGTCTGGCGCCTGGCAACTGCGCCGGTAGTCTCGGAAGGGTCCGACGGTGCGCTGGTCCGGAAGCTGCACCGCGCTGTGGCGGGTGTCGGCTCAGCGATCGAGGGCCTGCAATTCAACAAGGCCGTTGCCGCGCTTTACGAGCTGACCAGCGCCATCGAGAAGGCTTCGCCCTCGGCCGATCGCAGCAACGCCATCCGCATCCTCGTGCTGCTGGTCGCGCCGATGGCGCCACACCTCGCCGAGGAAGCGTGGGCAGCGCTCGGTGAACAGGGGATGGTCGTCGACCAGCCCTGGCCGGCGCACGATCCGGCATTGCTGGTCGACGACGAGGTGACCATCGCAGTGCAGGTCAACGGCAAGCTCAAGGCGACGCTGATGGCACCGCGCGGAGCAGCTCGCGAGGACCTGCAGGCCATGGCGCTCGCCGCCGACAAGGTCGCGGCGCTGGTCGGCAGCGGCGCCCCGCGCAAGGTCATCGTAGTGCCCGACCGACTGGTGAACATCGTCCTGTGA
- a CDS encoding AAA family ATPase, which translates to MIRVAIANQKGGVGKTTTAINLATGLAAMGWRVLLIDLDPQGNASTGLGVGANARARSSYEVLIGTETVADSVVSTRVPRLDLLPATQDLSGAEVELVELESRTHRLAHALDPVDSRWDICLIDCPPSLGLLTVNALVAARHLVVPLQCEFFALEGLSQLLQTVERIRTRFNPELSILGVALTMFDRRNRLSGQVAEDVRACLGAAVFETVVPRNVRLSEAPSHGLPALIYDLRCSGSAAYVGLAREMMARLPALKEAA; encoded by the coding sequence ATGATCAGGGTCGCGATTGCCAATCAGAAGGGCGGTGTGGGCAAGACCACGACCGCCATCAACCTTGCCACCGGACTTGCCGCCATGGGCTGGCGGGTCCTGCTCATCGACCTGGACCCGCAGGGGAATGCCTCGACCGGGCTTGGTGTCGGCGCCAATGCCCGCGCCCGCTCCTCCTACGAGGTGCTGATCGGGACCGAGACCGTGGCCGACAGTGTGGTCAGCACGCGGGTGCCGCGTCTCGATCTGCTCCCCGCGACCCAAGATCTCTCGGGCGCCGAGGTCGAGCTGGTCGAGCTGGAGAGCCGCACGCATCGCCTGGCACATGCGCTTGATCCCGTGGATTCCCGCTGGGACATTTGCCTGATCGATTGTCCGCCGTCGCTCGGCCTCCTGACCGTCAACGCGCTTGTCGCGGCCCGCCATCTGGTGGTTCCGCTTCAATGCGAATTCTTTGCGCTGGAAGGACTTAGCCAGCTGCTGCAGACCGTCGAGCGGATCCGCACCCGCTTCAATCCCGAGCTTTCGATCCTCGGGGTTGCACTCACCATGTTCGATCGCCGCAATCGTCTGTCGGGTCAGGTCGCCGAAGATGTCCGCGCCTGTCTCGGCGCAGCCGTGTTTGAGACGGTCGTGCCCCGCAACGTCCGCCTTTCCGAAGCGCCGAGCCATGGTCTTCCGGCGCTCATCTACGACCTGCGCTGCTCGGGCTCGGCGGCCTATGTCGGTCTCGCGCGCGAGATGATGGCGCGTCTCCCGGCACTCAAGGAAGCCGCATGA
- a CDS encoding DUF3576 domain-containing protein: MRRPIAAALLLVTALAASGCARNRDIPNQLAPSRTTAIGVNTYLWRAAIDTLSFAPLVTADSNGGVIVTDWYANPNSPGERVKLTVSILDQDLRADALRVAASRQVSQGGQWVDAPVTAATVQKLEDIILTRARDIRRAAVGG, translated from the coding sequence ATGCGCCGACCCATTGCCGCCGCCCTTCTCTTGGTCACTGCGCTGGCGGCTTCGGGTTGCGCCCGCAACCGCGACATTCCGAACCAGCTCGCGCCGTCGCGGACAACTGCGATCGGGGTGAACACCTATCTGTGGCGCGCCGCGATCGACACGCTGAGCTTCGCGCCGCTGGTCACCGCCGACAGCAATGGCGGAGTGATCGTCACTGACTGGTACGCCAACCCCAACTCGCCGGGCGAGCGGGTCAAGCTGACCGTCTCGATCCTCGACCAGGACCTCCGCGCCGACGCGCTCCGGGTCGCGGCCTCGCGCCAGGTCAGCCAGGGCGGCCAGTGGGTCGACGCGCCGGTGACCGCCGCGACGGTCCAGAAGCTCGAGGACATCATCCTCACCCGTGCCCGCGACATCCGCCGCGCCGCCGTCGGCGGCTAA
- a CDS encoding porin, whose translation MSRAGDSKGMWAVALATASLLLPATVVIAAPQQQQAKRPPAVALSFDGGFTPAQADPRLAAALAGRPALASDFRFTPAASKRRPSQIRIAIRARATTPGQVVALRAREVAAAPTASSLALTPATYNLGAAVGWKQFAISADVARARGAAAPALTDRDGASVGVSYNGKRFTGRVAASTDRPAAARTSPIADPTSYALDVGGAYNISRSIAVTGGVKYKIERERVATFRDQRRDSQAVYVGTAFKF comes from the coding sequence GTGAGTCGCGCTGGCGACAGCAAGGGGATGTGGGCGGTGGCGTTGGCCACGGCTAGCCTCCTGCTGCCCGCGACGGTCGTCATTGCCGCGCCGCAGCAGCAGCAGGCCAAGCGCCCGCCCGCGGTCGCTCTCAGCTTCGACGGCGGCTTCACGCCGGCGCAGGCCGATCCCCGGCTTGCCGCGGCGCTCGCCGGTCGTCCGGCGCTTGCGTCCGACTTCCGCTTCACTCCGGCCGCAAGCAAGCGCCGGCCTTCGCAGATCCGGATCGCGATCCGGGCCCGTGCGACCACCCCGGGGCAGGTCGTTGCGCTGCGTGCTCGCGAGGTCGCGGCGGCTCCGACGGCGAGCAGCCTCGCGTTGACTCCGGCGACCTACAACCTCGGTGCGGCGGTGGGCTGGAAGCAGTTCGCCATCTCGGCCGATGTCGCCCGTGCCCGTGGCGCAGCCGCGCCGGCGCTGACCGATCGCGACGGTGCGTCGGTCGGCGTGAGCTACAACGGCAAGCGCTTCACCGGCCGCGTCGCCGCAAGCACCGACCGTCCGGCGGCCGCGCGCACCAGCCCGATCGCCGATCCGACCAGCTATGCGCTCGATGTCGGCGGCGCCTACAACATCAGCCGCAGCATCGCGGTGACCGGCGGCGTCAAGTACAAGATCGAGCGCGAGCGCGTCGCCACCTTCCGTGACCAGCGCCGCGACAGCCAGGCCGTCTACGTCGGAACCGCCTTCAAGTTCTGA
- a CDS encoding ParB/RepB/Spo0J family partition protein: MNQQARGLGRGLSALLGDAPAAASGSAEGVREIDIASIRANPKQPRRHFNEEALAELAESIAARGVLQPILVRPAEEPGRFEIIAGERRWRAAQRAQLHKMPAIVRTFDEAGTAEVALIENVQRADLSPLEEADAYAALISRFGHGQDAVGKLVGKSRSHVANLLRLRDLPESVRAHLEAGALTMGHARAIATAPDVEALAEEIVRKGLSVRQAEALARKVKPGAGQDLARGSARFAAAGSRDADLVALERQLGDLLGLKVSIAHSGGAGQVAVHFSSLDQLDLICQRLSGEPI, from the coding sequence ATGAACCAGCAGGCACGTGGATTGGGGCGCGGGCTGTCGGCGCTTCTCGGCGATGCGCCCGCAGCAGCGAGTGGCAGCGCGGAAGGCGTGCGGGAAATCGACATCGCCTCGATCCGCGCCAACCCGAAGCAGCCGCGCCGGCACTTCAACGAGGAAGCGCTGGCCGAACTGGCCGAGTCGATCGCCGCGCGCGGCGTGCTCCAGCCGATCCTCGTTCGTCCGGCCGAAGAGCCCGGTCGCTTCGAGATCATCGCCGGCGAGCGACGCTGGCGGGCCGCGCAGCGAGCCCAGCTTCACAAGATGCCGGCGATCGTGCGGACCTTCGACGAGGCCGGCACCGCCGAAGTCGCGTTGATCGAGAATGTCCAGCGCGCCGATCTCAGCCCGCTTGAGGAAGCCGACGCCTATGCGGCGCTGATCAGCCGCTTCGGCCATGGCCAGGACGCGGTCGGCAAACTCGTCGGCAAGAGCCGCAGCCATGTCGCTAACCTGCTGAGATTGCGTGATCTTCCGGAAAGCGTTCGAGCCCACCTCGAGGCTGGCGCGCTGACCATGGGGCACGCCCGAGCGATCGCCACTGCTCCCGATGTCGAGGCGCTTGCCGAGGAGATCGTCCGCAAGGGATTGTCGGTGCGGCAGGCTGAGGCACTCGCACGCAAGGTCAAGCCTGGTGCCGGTCAGGACCTCGCGCGCGGCAGTGCCCGCTTCGCGGCGGCAGGAAGCCGCGACGCCGACCTCGTCGCGCTCGAGCGGCAGCTCGGCGACCTTCTCGGCCTCAAGGTCAGCATCGCGCACTCGGGCGGGGCAGGGCAGGTCGCGGTGCATTTCTCGAGCCTCGACCAGCTCGACCTCATCTGCCAGCGACTGAGCGGCGAACCGATCTAG